Part of the Gemmatimonadota bacterium genome, TGATCCCCTATTTCGTCGCCTTCCTCGTCGTGGGCATCCCCATGATGTGGGTGGAGTGGAGCGTGGGACGGTTCGGCGGGAAGCATGGCCACGGCACCACGCCGGGTATCCTGTACCGCCTGTGGAAACATCCGGCGGCCAAGTACATCGGCGTGCTCGGCATCGCGGCGCCGGTGGCCTTCGCCCTGTACTATTCCTACGTGCAGTCGTGGACCCTGGCTTACAGCTTCTTCTCCCTGACCGGCCAGTACTTCGGCATCAGTACCCAGGAGGAGATGGGCGCGTTCCTGAGCAGCTTCCAGGGCATCACCGAAAGCTCCCATTTCAGCGGCATTGCGACGGCCTACATCTTCTTCCTCATTAACCTCGGCATCGTATTCTGGGTACTGAGCCGCGGCGTGGTACGGGGCATCGAGACCCTGGCCAAGTTCGCTATGCCCATGCTGCTGATCTTCGCCGTCGTCCTGGTGGCCCGGGTACTGACCCTCGGGACCCCCGACCCGGCCTTTCCGGACCGAAGCGTCATGGCCGGTTTCGCCTGGATCTGGAACCCGGACCTCAGCCGTCTTTCCGAAGGCAGCGTGTGGCTCGCGGCCGCGGGTCAGATCTTCTTCTCCCTCGGTATCGGCATCGGGAGCATGCAGTGCTACGCGAGTTACGTCCGCGCCCGGCAGGATGTAGCCTTGACCGGATTGACCACCTCCATGAGCAACGGCTTCGCCGAGGTGGTGCTGGGCAGTTCCATCGCCATCCCGGTTGCCGTGGCCTTCTTCGGCGTCACCGCCACCGAGGCGATCGCCACCGGAGGTTCCTTCGACCTGGGATTCCAGTCCATGCCGCTGATCTTCCAGCAACTGCCGCTGGGCCAGTTCATCGGCACGCTGTGGTTCGGCCTGCTGTTCTTCGCGGGGATTACCTCGACGGTGGCCCTGACGCAACCGCCCATGGCCTTCCTCCAGGACGAGATGGGATGGCCGCGAAAGAAGGCGGCTATCGTCGTAATCTCCTTTCTGTTCATTTTCGGCAACTTCATCGTCTTCAATATCGAGCACGGCGTTATCGACGAACTGGATTTCTGGATCGGGACCGTGGGCCTGGTGGTCTTCTCCTTTCTCGAGATCATCATCTTCGCCTGGATATTCGGCATGGACAAGGCCTGGGACGAGATCAACGAAGGCGCGGCGATCCGGATACCGCGGATCTTCTACTATATGATCAAGTACGTAACGCCTGTCTCGCTGGCGATCCTGCTCGTCGTATGGACCTACCAGGCCGGCTTCGACCTGCTTCTGCTGCGCAACGCCAACCCGGAGGACATCCCCTATCTGCTGCTCACGCGGGGCATCATCGTGGGGCTGATCCTGGTAGGTGTGTTGCAGGTACGGCGCGTTTCGAAGAACTGGAATTAACGATGTGGCAACGCCCATGAGTGCGGTGAACGAAAACCACCAGAGCGTCGGCCTTCCTCCGGGTATCGTGCGCCTGAGCCGGAACGAAAACCCCCTCGGGCCATCTCCCGGCGTCATCGAAGCGGTGAA contains:
- a CDS encoding sodium-dependent transporter, which translates into the protein MSVTKVREVWQSRMGLIMAMAGNAIGLGNFLRFPVQAAANGGGAFMIPYFVAFLVVGIPMMWVEWSVGRFGGKHGHGTTPGILYRLWKHPAAKYIGVLGIAAPVAFALYYSYVQSWTLAYSFFSLTGQYFGISTQEEMGAFLSSFQGITESSHFSGIATAYIFFLINLGIVFWVLSRGVVRGIETLAKFAMPMLLIFAVVLVARVLTLGTPDPAFPDRSVMAGFAWIWNPDLSRLSEGSVWLAAAGQIFFSLGIGIGSMQCYASYVRARQDVALTGLTTSMSNGFAEVVLGSSIAIPVAVAFFGVTATEAIATGGSFDLGFQSMPLIFQQLPLGQFIGTLWFGLLFFAGITSTVALTQPPMAFLQDEMGWPRKKAAIVVISFLFIFGNFIVFNIEHGVIDELDFWIGTVGLVVFSFLEIIIFAWIFGMDKAWDEINEGAAIRIPRIFYYMIKYVTPVSLAILLVVWTYQAGFDLLLLRNANPEDIPYLLLTRGIIVGLILVGVLQVRRVSKNWN